From Scatophagus argus isolate fScaArg1 chromosome 2, fScaArg1.pri, whole genome shotgun sequence:
CTCACTCCAGACAACTTTTACCTGAAATGTTGTCCTTCTCGACGTTTTCGGGCTTTTCGTGTAAGCCAGTGTCATGAAGTCCTGATTTGTCATTCTGTCAACTATTAACACTTTCCTGCGGTTGTATTTACTAGCATGCTAGCTAGCGTTCGCTAAGTTCAAAGTAACAAGCTTAGCAACTGAgcttcctctgcttcctttaTCGCTACTTCAACAGTATGCAAAGCTCCATTGCCACACGATCGCTGTCTAGTTCAATAAATACTGTACAGTTAAATTTTACTAATTATGCAATACCTAAAGGCACACGAGAAAGCTACAATGGGCTAGCGGACTTGTTGACGGTAACCCAGGGAAACGTGGAAGGCATTTCCGTTTCGCCACTGCGCATGCTCAAGGGATTACCCAGAGTACATCAGGCCCGATTTGCggcaaacaaaaaatatcagatGATTTTATTTGACCAGCGGAATCCTGTTGAACTCTAAACGTTTGAGCTTACTGACGACACtgaacatttcagtgtaaaataaacagacacacacacacacacaatatgtaGTATATTTAACCAGATTTTTAAAGGTGCACTTTTTTCCTGAGGGACTGAATACTGCCAGAATGTAAGACACCGATTTATACAGTACTTATACTATATTTGTACTGACTCGAATGGTATATGCAGCATGCCTTAGATgaggaaagatttttttccaatACATTATAAGTGTCCCTCATGTCTTCTACTTAcgtaaaaatataaataccaCAATTACATCTACTCAATTACAAGTTAAAGTAATTGCAACGCTACAGAAATGCCTTCGTGAATGCTAGAACGcttacagtaaaacacaggcaggcagaaagaagactgaattctttttattttttgttttgttataagAAAAGTGCATAGTTGAAgccctttttctctttgacagTAACAGTGTAATTCAAGGTCTCTCCATCTCACCAGAGAGTCGACTTGTACATCTCAACAATGTAGTTGGCTTCCCCATTAATTGTGCAGCACTAATTACAGTTTGTTTTACCCTTTCCTTCCTTATGTCACCTCCCTGCCATCTCCCAAACAAGTctagaaagacaaacaaaaatctgttgatACGGAAATGAGCCAGCAGCAAAAGACTGTCGGGATGAACTCGGCCCACAGTTGTTACAGATCACATCCAGAATCCTACTTCTTACACCATATATTTAAGAAATTCCTTCATATTAAGACTAATTCATGTTATTTCTGATATCACAGGAATGTACCCTGGAACACAAaccaagaaacattttaaaagccttGTTTCAACACATTACAAATTTTTTACAGGACCTCAAATATTGCTGTTCCCTAATTTGGAATGAGCATTGAAGCCAAGAGCTATGAATTCACATTGGCACTGTTTGAAAAGTCATTTCTGCGTTCAAATACTATTCACTGGATTGACATATTCTCATACAGAAGTTGTGAAGTAGAAAACTTTGGGTTGCTCCATATCAATTACAGACTGCTGTGATTCTCAGTAAGAATAGAAGAGGCCATCATTCAGACAACTGAAGTTTAGTACAGCACACCACAAGAAAAGTGCTACTAAAATATTAATGTCTACTAATATATAattagttttttcttcttttccacaaaacaaatacagcacatgTAATCTTAATATGATTAAAATTTTTTGCTTTACTGAGTATATTGTTTCACAATGACCACACTTGTTCTACCCTCTATGTGTACCTGCAATTCAGCTCATTTCACAAAGTTCCAATGACTGCATTTAACTGTCAAACGGCTGAGATCCTTCACTGTCATCTTAATCACCGACACCACAGTAACCAGACACACTGTTACATAAAGGGACAGAGATATAGTTAATGTAAGAGGACATTAGTATTTGCTGGCTGAGGGGAGTATGTCATCTAATTGAGGACTGGGCGTAAACACACAAGAGAAAttcacagcattaaaaccagtttgtcatgttttgtaCACCAAATCCTAATAAAGAATATAACCATATAAATTCATTAAATGTAATCAGTCTAGTAATAGTTTTTAATATGCTATTAAAACATTGTGTGATATGACATCATTAATGGCACTGCTTAGAGCTGTAAAGTGTACAGAGTGGAATGCTGAGGAGTCTGAACAGAACCCGCCACCAGTCATTACCCCGCAAGCACTTGAACAAGACATTTAACTGCCCAGCGGGGATCTCTGTGCTGCCCCCCCTCTGTTCTCCTTCAAAGTATTTGACACATTACTTCATTTTGAGCTCCTTGTCTGAGATCCAGATCAGTCAGTGCCAGAGCTGGGATCAGGGACTGACTCACAACAATAACAGACATTCTGATTAAAAACATAAGAGCTCAGCTGGTATGATATCGAGCTAACATGGTTGGCCAATGTTATCAGTCAAAAGTGGCTCATTACAAATGTATCAGTGTATATATCTGCACATGaacaaaatatgattttctCTACTTATTTAATTAAACTTTTGCATTTGAggaaaaattgtgttttgttataGTTATTAAGTTTCTCATCCCCTGGTCAAAAGTCTTCGTTAGGTATCCTGCTTCGGTCTATATCTCTGTCAATGtaaccaaagctgaaaaatagATGCCAAAAttctttatgttgtttgtttttgtaaaaataataatattgatcTTTATATTATCTGATTTTTTGCACCTTCAAAATATCATATCTGTATTGGCCTAATCAATCCAGTATCAGTTGAGTTCCATTCAGAAGAATcataacagggaaaaaaagcaaaagacatttgaaaagaGGTTGACAGGGAGATGGCACTGTCCTGGTCACTATAACTAGCTaactctgcagctccagtcagAGCAGGTGGGGGAGTGCTGGCTCGGCGGTTTCACTGCTAGTCAACAGGCGGTACTGGAGGTTCTCTTCCATCACTCTACAAACCGAGACAGAAAGATATTGTTTTTACACGAGAAGAAAAGTGAACCGTCTTGATGAAGGTCCATCATTAAGGTAACACCTGTGCTGTTCCTATTGTgacaagtgaaaatgtctgctgtggaaaatgCTTTAAAAGAACACAACAGCAGTAACATTATGTAGaaacgggaaaaaaaaaattaaccgCAGCTTGGTAGTGACGGCACATTCAgcctataaaaataaatgatacaTGATGAGAGCAATGTTCTTCACTCACAACCTCAACAAGCTCAAAGTCTATGGTAATAAAAGATCCATGATTGTATACTTTATGGGCTCAGTACCAATATAGCtaaaaatattgcttttttctttttactcatGCAAAACTGATTTTAAGTAAATTAactccaactttgtggtaaaTTGTCATGCCAAACAAAGGCAGGGCGGTACtgtattaataatttaaaatgttactgttATATAGATGATAGAGTGATCAGTACTGACATTGTGGGGTCCAGGAGATTTGCCTGTGGGACGGGGACCCCTGAGACTGGATGGGCGGAACAGGAACAGAAGCAGAGCCAGCACTATCCATCCCATCACGACCATGGGGAACGTCAGGTCACCTCCTCCGTCAACTGAACTGCTCGGGCCtggcactgaaaacaaacatctttgcACTTCACACATGTAATCTGTTctaatgt
This genomic window contains:
- the smim14 gene encoding small integral membrane protein 14; this translates as MAEGGFDPCECICNHEYAMRRLINLLRHSQSYCTDTDCPQELPGPSSSVDGGGDLTFPMVVMGWIVLALLLFLFRPSSLRGPRPTGKSPGPHNSDGREPPVPPVD